One part of the Rutidosis leptorrhynchoides isolate AG116_Rl617_1_P2 chromosome 1, CSIRO_AGI_Rlap_v1, whole genome shotgun sequence genome encodes these proteins:
- the LOC139857061 gene encoding pentatricopeptide repeat-containing protein At5g03800-like isoform X1: protein MAAINLPISTTTATAAPSSSSLSSSSSSSSSSSTIFPKLSPPNSTINSLSFSNKIPHLLQLSLQTKNNKLAMSIHTSLIKNLQTNNPKHTYFFNTLILTYFKLGLSFHAYKVFNSLQYPDVVTFTSIISWLSKSKFDHDVDKAVNFFFQMRDLGIELNEYSFVAILTVCGRFSDLQFGLQVHCLAVKLGFVDDSFVGNALMGFYCRFHGCLDCVVKVFDEMSQRGSTNISSWNTVISCFIKECMYDKALELFHDLLVGTDGVEVDGFTLSTVLTACTEHGAINEGFGVHACAVKYGLVDDNLSVGNALIGFYSKCGNVKDVVRLFDRMVNKDVITWTQMISAYMESGLVEMAEEVFDKMPERNCVSYNTLLQGFCQKGYASKALRMFCIMVNEGVELDDFSLSIVINACGLLADKSTSEQIHGFVLKCGYGLNDRIESALIDMCTKCGRIDDAEELFNSHSLTQNSSIIWTSMICGYARHGLPFEALSLFFKGQGENFIAIDEVVSTAVLGVCATLGFDQIGQQIHSNAIKLDLLHDIKVGNALIGMYSKCGNMIAAIRVFDSMKRHDIVSWNSLLACYIFHKQGDNALDLWEKMKKKNIKPDSITTLLIISAYTHTKLNMVNECYAFFQYMKTSYNIGPDSNHYASLVNVFGKWGLLEEAYDIIKNMPYEPDPFVWKALLDQCRTHMNTVIGKKAAKEILAKKPNDPSTYILVSNLYSASGRWHCSETVREEMREKGIQKRPGKSWIIHENKVHSFYARDKSHARFKDIYSGLDILVMECLKIGYVPDTNFVLHEVEEHQKRDFLYYHSAKLAVTYGLLMTNGRMPVRVMKNILLCGDCHSFFKYVSIVTKREIHIRDASGFHCFANGECTCKD from the exons ATGGCTGCAATTAACCTCCCAATTTCTACCACCACCGCAACCGCagccccatcatcatcatcattatcatcatcatcatcatcatcatcatcatcatcaacaatttTTCCAAAACTATCGCCACCCAACTCAACAATCAATTCTCTTTCTTTCTCAAACAAAATCCCACATTTACTTCAATTATCACTTCAAACTAAAAACAATAAACTTGCAATGTCAATTCACACTTCACTTATCAAAAACCTTCAAACCAACAACCCCAAACACACCTACTTTTTCAACACACTTATCCTCACTTACTTCAAATTAGGCCTTTCATTTCATGCTTACAAAGTTTTCAACTCTTTACAGTACCCTGATGTTGTTACATTTACATCAATCATTTCTTGGCTTTCTAAGTCAAAGTTTGATCATGATGTTGATAAAGCTGTGAACTTTTTCTTTCAAATGAGGGATTTGGGCATTGAGCTTAATGAGTATAGTTTTGTTGCTATTTTGACTGTTTGTGGACGGTTTTCGGATTTACAGTTTGGTCTTCAGGTTCATTGTTTAGCTGTTAAATTAGGATTTGTTGATGATAGTTTTGTTGGTAATGCTTTAATGGGGTTTTATTGTAGGTTCCATGGTTGTTTAGATTGTGTAgttaaggtgtttgatgaaatgtctcaaAGGGGAAGCACTAATATTTCTTCATGGAATACTGTTATATCTTGTTTTATCAAGGAATGTATGTATGATAAAGCGTTGGAATTGTTTCATGATTTGTTGGTAGGAACTGATGGAGTTGAAGTTGATGGTTTTACTCTTTCGACTGTTTTAACTGCCTGTACTGAACATGGTGCGATTAACGAAGGATTTGGAGTTCACGCGTGTGCTGTAAAGTATGGTTTGGTGGATGATAACTTGAGTGTTGGTAATGCACTGATTGGATTTTATAGCAAGTGCGGGAACGTAAAGGATGTGGTGCGTTTGTTTGATAGGATGGTTAATAAAGATGTAATAACATGGACACAAATGATATCTGCTTATATGGAGTCTGGACTTGTTGAAATGGCAGAGGAAGTGTTCGATAAAATGCCTGAGAGAAACTGTGTCTCATATAACACCCTCTTACAAGGGTTTTGCCAAAAAGGTTATGCGTCGAAAGCCTTGCGTATGTTTTGCATTATGGTGAACGAAGGTGTGGAGTTAGATGATTTCTCACTGTCAATTGTAATTAATGCTTGTGGGTTGCTTGCGGATAAAAGCACAAGCGAACAGATACATGGATTCGTTTTGAAGTGCGGGTATGGGTTAAATGACCGTATTGAATCTGCATTGATTGATATGTGCACAAAGTGTGGAAGGATAGATGATGCAGAAGAATTGTTTAACTCCCATTCGTTAACTCAAAACAGTTCGATTATATGGACATCCATGATTTGTGGGTATGCTAGACACGGGCTTCCATTTGAAGCCCTTTCTTTGTTTTTTAAAGGTCAAGGTGAAAACTTTATTGCCATCGATGAGGTTGTATCAACTGCGGTCCTTGGTGTCTGCGCGACACTAGGGTTTGACCAAATTGGTCAACAAATTCATTCTAATGCTATAAAACTAGATTTGCTCCATGACATAAAAGTTGGAAACGCATTAATTGGAATGTATAGCAAGTGTGGCAATATGATTGCTGCTATTAGGGTTTTCGATAGCATGAAACGACACGATATTGTTTCTTGGAATAGTTTATTGGCTTGTTATATATTTCACAAACAAGGGGATAACGCGTTGGATTTATgggagaaaatgaaaaagaaaaatataaagcctgattCTATCACTACACTCTTGATAATCTCAGCTTACACACACACGAAACTGAATATGGTTAATGAGTGTTATGCATTTTTTCAGTATATGAAGACAAGTTACAACATTGGGCCTGATTCGAATCATTACGCATCGTTGGTTAATGTTTTTGGAAAATGGGGTTTACTTGAAGAGGCTTATGACATCATCAAGAATATGCCGTACGAGCCAGACCCGTTTGTATGGAAAGCTTTGCTTGATCAATGTAGAACTCATATGAATACAGTTATTGGCAAAAAAGCTGCTAAAGAAATTCTTGCTAAAAAGCCGAACGATCCATCGACGTACATACTTGTATCTAACTTGTATTCTGCATCTGGGAGATGGCATTGTTCTGAAACCGTACgcgaagaaatgagagaaaagggTATTCAAAAACGACCAGGAAAAAGTTGGATTATACATGAAAACAAGGTACATTCGTTTTACGCAAGAGACAAATCACATGCCCGGTTTAAAGACATTTACAGTGGACTAGATATATTGGTTATGGAATGTTTGAAAATTGGTTATGTTCCGGATACTAATTTTGTGCTTCATGAAGTTGAGGAACATCAAAAAAGGGATTTTTTATACTACCATAGTGCAAAACTTGCTGTTACTTATGGTCTTTTAATGACTAATGGTCGAATGCCTGTTCGTGTTATGAAAAATATTCTTCTTTGTGGAGATTGTCATAGTTTCTTCAAGTATGTTTCTATCGTCACCAAGAGGGAGATTCATATTAGGGATGCGTCCGGATTTCATTGTTTTGCCAATGGTGAATGTACATGCAAAG ATTGA
- the LOC139857061 gene encoding pentatricopeptide repeat-containing protein At5g03800-like isoform X2, with protein MAAINLPISTTTATAAPSSSSLSSSSSSSSSSSTIFPKLSPPNSTINSLSFSNKIPHLLQLSLQTKNNKLAMSIHTSLIKNLQTNNPKHTYFFNTLILTYFKLGLSFHAYKVFNSLQYPDVVTFTSIISWLSKSKFDHDVDKAVNFFFQMRDLGIELNEYSFVAILTVCGRFSDLQFGLQVHCLAVKLGFVDDSFVGNALMGFYCRFHGCLDCVVKVFDEMSQRGSTNISSWNTVISCFIKECMYDKALELFHDLLVGTDGVEVDGFTLSTVLTACTEHGAINEGFGVHACAVKYGLVDDNLSVGNALIGFYSKCGNVKDVVRLFDRMVNKDVITWTQMISAYMESGLVEMAEEVFDKMPERNCVSYNTLLQGFCQKGYASKALRMFCIMVNEGVELDDFSLSIVINACGLLADKSTSEQIHGFVLKCGYGLNDRIESALIDMCTKCGRIDDAEELFNSHSLTQNSSIIWTSMICGYARHGLPFEALSLFFKGQGENFIAIDEVVSTAVLGVCATLGFDQIGQQIHSNAIKLDLLHDIKVGNALIGMYSKCGNMIAAIRVFDSMKRHDIVSWNSLLACYIFHKQGDNALDLWEKMKKKNIKPDSITTLLIISAYTHTKLNMVNECYAFFQYMKTSYNIGPDSNHYASLVNVFGKWGLLEEAYDIIKNMPYEPDPFVWKALLDQCRTHMNTVIGKKAAKEILAKKPNDPSTYILVSNLYSASGRWHCSETVREEMREKGIQKRPGKSWIIHENKVHSFYARDKSHARFKDIYSGLDILVMECLKIGYVPDTNFVLHEVEEHQKRDFLYYHSAKLAVTYGLLMTNGRMPVRVMKNILLCGDCHSFFKYVSIVTKREIHIRDASGFHCFANGECTCKA; from the exons ATGGCTGCAATTAACCTCCCAATTTCTACCACCACCGCAACCGCagccccatcatcatcatcattatcatcatcatcatcatcatcatcatcatcatcaacaatttTTCCAAAACTATCGCCACCCAACTCAACAATCAATTCTCTTTCTTTCTCAAACAAAATCCCACATTTACTTCAATTATCACTTCAAACTAAAAACAATAAACTTGCAATGTCAATTCACACTTCACTTATCAAAAACCTTCAAACCAACAACCCCAAACACACCTACTTTTTCAACACACTTATCCTCACTTACTTCAAATTAGGCCTTTCATTTCATGCTTACAAAGTTTTCAACTCTTTACAGTACCCTGATGTTGTTACATTTACATCAATCATTTCTTGGCTTTCTAAGTCAAAGTTTGATCATGATGTTGATAAAGCTGTGAACTTTTTCTTTCAAATGAGGGATTTGGGCATTGAGCTTAATGAGTATAGTTTTGTTGCTATTTTGACTGTTTGTGGACGGTTTTCGGATTTACAGTTTGGTCTTCAGGTTCATTGTTTAGCTGTTAAATTAGGATTTGTTGATGATAGTTTTGTTGGTAATGCTTTAATGGGGTTTTATTGTAGGTTCCATGGTTGTTTAGATTGTGTAgttaaggtgtttgatgaaatgtctcaaAGGGGAAGCACTAATATTTCTTCATGGAATACTGTTATATCTTGTTTTATCAAGGAATGTATGTATGATAAAGCGTTGGAATTGTTTCATGATTTGTTGGTAGGAACTGATGGAGTTGAAGTTGATGGTTTTACTCTTTCGACTGTTTTAACTGCCTGTACTGAACATGGTGCGATTAACGAAGGATTTGGAGTTCACGCGTGTGCTGTAAAGTATGGTTTGGTGGATGATAACTTGAGTGTTGGTAATGCACTGATTGGATTTTATAGCAAGTGCGGGAACGTAAAGGATGTGGTGCGTTTGTTTGATAGGATGGTTAATAAAGATGTAATAACATGGACACAAATGATATCTGCTTATATGGAGTCTGGACTTGTTGAAATGGCAGAGGAAGTGTTCGATAAAATGCCTGAGAGAAACTGTGTCTCATATAACACCCTCTTACAAGGGTTTTGCCAAAAAGGTTATGCGTCGAAAGCCTTGCGTATGTTTTGCATTATGGTGAACGAAGGTGTGGAGTTAGATGATTTCTCACTGTCAATTGTAATTAATGCTTGTGGGTTGCTTGCGGATAAAAGCACAAGCGAACAGATACATGGATTCGTTTTGAAGTGCGGGTATGGGTTAAATGACCGTATTGAATCTGCATTGATTGATATGTGCACAAAGTGTGGAAGGATAGATGATGCAGAAGAATTGTTTAACTCCCATTCGTTAACTCAAAACAGTTCGATTATATGGACATCCATGATTTGTGGGTATGCTAGACACGGGCTTCCATTTGAAGCCCTTTCTTTGTTTTTTAAAGGTCAAGGTGAAAACTTTATTGCCATCGATGAGGTTGTATCAACTGCGGTCCTTGGTGTCTGCGCGACACTAGGGTTTGACCAAATTGGTCAACAAATTCATTCTAATGCTATAAAACTAGATTTGCTCCATGACATAAAAGTTGGAAACGCATTAATTGGAATGTATAGCAAGTGTGGCAATATGATTGCTGCTATTAGGGTTTTCGATAGCATGAAACGACACGATATTGTTTCTTGGAATAGTTTATTGGCTTGTTATATATTTCACAAACAAGGGGATAACGCGTTGGATTTATgggagaaaatgaaaaagaaaaatataaagcctgattCTATCACTACACTCTTGATAATCTCAGCTTACACACACACGAAACTGAATATGGTTAATGAGTGTTATGCATTTTTTCAGTATATGAAGACAAGTTACAACATTGGGCCTGATTCGAATCATTACGCATCGTTGGTTAATGTTTTTGGAAAATGGGGTTTACTTGAAGAGGCTTATGACATCATCAAGAATATGCCGTACGAGCCAGACCCGTTTGTATGGAAAGCTTTGCTTGATCAATGTAGAACTCATATGAATACAGTTATTGGCAAAAAAGCTGCTAAAGAAATTCTTGCTAAAAAGCCGAACGATCCATCGACGTACATACTTGTATCTAACTTGTATTCTGCATCTGGGAGATGGCATTGTTCTGAAACCGTACgcgaagaaatgagagaaaagggTATTCAAAAACGACCAGGAAAAAGTTGGATTATACATGAAAACAAGGTACATTCGTTTTACGCAAGAGACAAATCACATGCCCGGTTTAAAGACATTTACAGTGGACTAGATATATTGGTTATGGAATGTTTGAAAATTGGTTATGTTCCGGATACTAATTTTGTGCTTCATGAAGTTGAGGAACATCAAAAAAGGGATTTTTTATACTACCATAGTGCAAAACTTGCTGTTACTTATGGTCTTTTAATGACTAATGGTCGAATGCCTGTTCGTGTTATGAAAAATATTCTTCTTTGTGGAGATTGTCATAGTTTCTTCAAGTATGTTTCTATCGTCACCAAGAGGGAGATTCATATTAGGGATGCGTCCGGATTTCATTGTTTTGCCAATGGTGAATGTACATGCAAAG CGTAA